A genomic segment from Oncorhynchus clarkii lewisi isolate Uvic-CL-2024 chromosome 12, UVic_Ocla_1.0, whole genome shotgun sequence encodes:
- the LOC139422594 gene encoding serine/threonine-protein kinase LMTK1-like yields MRIRQVQLLKSSELGRHSLLYVKEIGHGWFGKVLLGEVNAGLSTTQVVVKELKASASVQDQMHFLEEAQPYRALQNPALLQCLAQCSEVTPYLLVMEFCPLVRETSPSPLTPISEVTTTFYMEFSEGSELPPY; encoded by the exons ATGAGGATTCGTCAAG TCCAGCTGTTGAAATCGTCAGAGTTGGGTCGCCACAGTctactctatgtgaaggagatagGACATGGTTGGTTTGGCAAG GTTCTCTTGGGGGAGGTGAATGCAGGTCTCAGCACCACCCAGGTGGTGGTCAAGGAGCTGAAGGCCAGTGCCAGTGTCCAGGACCAGATGCACTTCCTGGAAGAGGCACAACCATACCG TGCCCTCCAGAACCCAGCCCTCCTGCAGTGCCTGGCACAGTGCTCAGAGGTTACACCCTATCTACTGGTCATGGAGTTCTGTCCTCTGGTGAGAGAAACCTCCCCTAGCCCCCTAACCCCTATCTCAGAGGTCACAACCACCTTCTATATGGAGTTCTCTG AAGGGTCTGAGCTTCCACCATATTGA